In the Nakamurella alba genome, one interval contains:
- a CDS encoding FadR/GntR family transcriptional regulator: protein MTSVAREPDTRAFQRLVDHVEHAIASGELKPGDRLSSERELGEQFGIARSSVREALRVLESMELVRSAPRDPRGPLVLQVSMEPVRRTISMLASTSALDLPELVQFRMIVDAAANLLAAFRRTDAHLLAMERNMARMRASMALGYEEFSRADLEFHEIIAEAGGNKLVQVYGDVNRAAVLDLIRRTILDAGDRTALMLQSVRHHREVFAAIAARDAPLASRLARESLYEYYGALVGDEDRAIMAALVRESGGRVAD, encoded by the coding sequence ATGACCAGCGTCGCGCGAGAGCCGGACACCCGCGCCTTCCAACGCCTGGTCGACCACGTCGAGCACGCGATCGCGTCCGGCGAGCTCAAGCCCGGGGACCGGCTGTCCAGCGAGCGCGAGCTCGGCGAGCAGTTCGGCATCGCCCGGTCCTCCGTGCGCGAGGCACTGCGGGTGCTGGAGAGCATGGAGCTGGTGCGCTCGGCGCCGCGGGACCCGCGCGGCCCGCTGGTGCTGCAGGTCTCGATGGAGCCGGTGCGCCGGACCATCTCGATGCTGGCCTCCACCAGCGCGCTGGACCTGCCGGAGCTGGTCCAGTTCCGGATGATCGTGGACGCCGCGGCCAACCTGCTCGCCGCCTTCCGCCGCACCGACGCCCACCTGCTCGCCATGGAGCGCAACATGGCCCGGATGCGGGCCAGCATGGCGCTGGGCTACGAGGAGTTCAGCCGCGCCGACCTGGAGTTCCACGAGATCATCGCGGAGGCCGGCGGGAACAAGTTGGTGCAGGTCTACGGGGACGTCAACCGGGCCGCCGTGCTGGACCTGATCCGCCGCACCATCCTGGACGCCGGCGACCGCACCGCACTGATGCTGCAGTCCGTCCGGCACCACCGCGAGGTGTTCGCCGCCATCGCGGCCCGGGACGCCCCGCTGGCCTCCCGGCTGGCCCGGGAGAGCCTGTACGAGTACTACGGCGCGCTGGTCGGCGACGAGGACCGGGCGATCATGGCCGCGCTGGTGCGGGAGAGCGGCGGCCGGGTCGCGGACTGA
- a CDS encoding Rossmann-like and DUF2520 domain-containing protein produces the protein MTRPAIGLVGAGRVGVVLTSALAAAGHPVAGVHARSDASWDRASAALGDVRRVADPTELRDGSVGLLLLAVSDTALPSVVAELAAAGRWDGVTAAHVAGTYGIGVLDPLTAQGAEPLAVHPAMTFTGAVDLETARLRGSRFAITGSPAGAAVGTRLVLDVGGVPVAVPEQARSLYHAAVVHACNHVVTLIAQAGEMLRAAGVDDPEVLRASSTAALDNALKAGIGALTGPVSRADTGTLHSHLAAIGAATPDALDSYLTLARATADLAAAAGRLDPAGHAAVLAALPGPDADQR, from the coding sequence GTGACCCGTCCGGCGATCGGGCTGGTCGGTGCCGGCCGGGTCGGGGTCGTGCTGACCTCGGCTCTGGCCGCCGCCGGCCACCCGGTCGCCGGGGTGCACGCCCGGTCCGACGCCTCGTGGGACCGGGCGTCCGCCGCACTCGGTGACGTGCGCCGAGTGGCCGATCCGACGGAGCTGCGGGACGGCTCCGTCGGCCTGCTGCTGCTCGCCGTCTCCGACACCGCCCTGCCGTCCGTGGTCGCCGAACTGGCCGCCGCCGGCCGGTGGGACGGGGTCACCGCCGCCCATGTGGCCGGCACCTACGGCATCGGTGTGCTGGACCCGCTGACCGCGCAGGGCGCCGAGCCGCTGGCCGTGCATCCCGCGATGACCTTCACCGGGGCCGTCGACCTGGAGACGGCCCGGCTGCGCGGCAGCCGGTTCGCGATCACCGGGTCCCCGGCCGGCGCGGCCGTCGGTACCCGGCTGGTGCTGGACGTCGGCGGGGTGCCGGTGGCGGTGCCGGAACAGGCCCGCTCGCTCTACCACGCCGCAGTGGTGCACGCCTGCAACCACGTGGTCACCCTGATCGCCCAGGCCGGCGAGATGCTGCGGGCGGCCGGCGTCGACGACCCCGAGGTGCTGCGCGCCTCGTCGACCGCCGCGCTGGACAATGCGCTCAAGGCAGGGATCGGCGCGCTGACCGGCCCGGTGTCCCGCGCGGACACCGGCACGTTGCACTCGCACCTGGCCGCGATCGGCGCCGCCACCCCGGACGCGCTGGACAGCTACCTGACCCTGGCCCGGGCCACCGCGGACCTCGCGGCCGCGGCCGGCCGGCTCGACCCGGCCGGGCACGCCGCGGTGCTGGCAGCCCTGCCCGGGCCGGACGCCGACCAGCGGTGA
- a CDS encoding MFS transporter — MSDNNVVAGSSELERSTMRKVIPRLGGLLFVVYIFNYLDRTNVGIAKLQLQPDLGLSEAAFGLGAGLFFVGYVLFEIPSNAILYKVGARVWIARIMFSWGIVSMAMSLVQNEWSFYLLRFLLGVAEAGLVPGVLLYLSSWIPAARRARVITVFYIAVPVSTVIGAPLSTWLMGFTPWGLTGWQFMFLVEGFPCLILAVLTLKYLTNKPEQAKWLSPEQRTWLTTELEKERAGVTAAHGHGAKSLLGSIKDKGVLAMASAFFCMIIPLYALAFFLPTIVKAMGTFTTGQIGLMTAIPYVFAALFMWLISRNSDRLQERTFHYVVPAALGVVGLVVAGLSLNSPVIAMIGFTLGAIGCISTLPTFWTQAPFLVGAGVAAAGGIAFITAFGNIAGFVSPYMVALIKGDGAGTAGSTNAILVCSAFLVLAALSFFAVGRIIKNRAATTAALSTSKVSAS, encoded by the coding sequence ATGTCGGACAACAACGTGGTCGCCGGCTCCAGTGAGCTCGAGCGCTCCACCATGCGCAAGGTCATCCCGCGACTCGGCGGGCTGCTCTTCGTCGTCTACATCTTCAACTATCTCGACCGCACCAACGTCGGCATCGCGAAGCTGCAGCTGCAGCCCGATCTCGGCCTGTCCGAGGCGGCGTTCGGCCTCGGCGCCGGTCTGTTCTTCGTCGGCTACGTGCTGTTCGAGATCCCCAGCAACGCCATCCTGTACAAGGTCGGCGCCCGGGTGTGGATCGCCCGGATCATGTTCAGCTGGGGCATCGTCTCGATGGCGATGTCGCTGGTGCAGAACGAGTGGAGCTTCTACCTGCTCCGCTTCCTGCTCGGTGTCGCCGAGGCCGGTCTGGTCCCGGGTGTGCTGCTGTACCTGAGCAGCTGGATCCCGGCCGCCCGCCGGGCCCGGGTGATCACCGTCTTCTACATCGCGGTCCCGGTCTCCACCGTCATCGGCGCCCCGCTGTCCACCTGGCTGATGGGCTTCACCCCGTGGGGCCTGACCGGCTGGCAGTTCATGTTCCTGGTCGAGGGCTTCCCGTGCCTGATCCTCGCGGTGCTGACGCTGAAGTACCTGACCAACAAGCCGGAGCAGGCGAAGTGGCTCTCCCCGGAGCAGCGCACCTGGCTGACCACCGAGCTGGAGAAGGAGCGGGCCGGCGTCACCGCCGCCCACGGGCACGGGGCGAAGTCCCTGCTCGGCTCGATCAAGGACAAGGGCGTGCTGGCCATGGCGAGCGCCTTCTTCTGCATGATCATCCCGCTGTACGCGCTGGCCTTCTTCCTGCCGACCATCGTCAAGGCCATGGGCACCTTCACCACCGGCCAGATCGGCCTGATGACGGCGATCCCGTACGTTTTCGCCGCGCTGTTCATGTGGCTGATCTCCCGCAACTCCGACCGGCTGCAGGAGCGCACCTTCCACTACGTCGTCCCGGCCGCCCTGGGCGTCGTCGGCCTGGTGGTGGCCGGCCTGTCGCTGAACTCCCCGGTCATCGCCATGATCGGCTTCACCCTCGGCGCCATCGGCTGCATCTCCACCCTGCCGACCTTCTGGACGCAGGCACCGTTCCTGGTCGGCGCCGGTGTGGCGGCGGCCGGCGGCATCGCCTTCATCACCGCTTTCGGCAACATCGCCGGCTTCGTCTCGCCGTACATGGTCGCGCTGATCAAGGGCGACGGGGCGGGGACCGCCGGCAGCACCAACGCCATCCTCGTCTGCTCGGCCTTCCTGGTGCTGGCCGCGCTGTCGTTCTTCGCCGTCGGCCGGATCATCAAGAACCGCGCCGCGACCACCGCTGCGCTCAGCACCAGCAAGGTCAGCGCGTCGTGA
- a CDS encoding SDR family NAD(P)-dependent oxidoreductase encodes MDYSTLFRLDGRRALVIGAGGIGHEVALALAAHGAEVICADKNPATAEQAAADLTAGGATASALELDITDEAALSAAAAEIGALDVVVLTAAMNVRKRILDYTSAEFDRVVKLNLSGTFNVLRVFGAGMVERGKGSIVVFSSIRGLVVEPGQSVYAATKAGAVQLIKTAAAEFGPAGVRVNAVAPGVVETPLTAQIKANEAWYNAYATKGALGRWSRPDELAGAVVFLASDAASYVTGSTLMVDGGWTAVDGRFDPPN; translated from the coding sequence ATCGACTACTCCACCCTCTTCCGCCTCGACGGCCGGCGCGCGCTGGTCATCGGTGCCGGCGGCATCGGCCACGAGGTCGCGCTGGCCCTGGCCGCGCACGGCGCCGAGGTGATCTGCGCGGACAAGAACCCGGCCACCGCCGAGCAGGCCGCCGCCGACCTCACCGCGGGCGGCGCCACCGCCTCCGCGCTCGAGCTCGACATCACCGACGAGGCAGCCCTTTCCGCGGCCGCCGCCGAGATCGGTGCGCTGGACGTCGTGGTGCTGACCGCGGCGATGAACGTCCGCAAGCGGATCCTGGACTACACCTCCGCCGAGTTCGACCGGGTGGTGAAGCTGAACCTGTCCGGCACCTTCAACGTGCTGCGGGTGTTCGGCGCCGGCATGGTCGAGCGCGGCAAGGGCAGCATCGTGGTGTTCTCCTCCATCCGCGGCCTGGTCGTCGAGCCCGGCCAGTCCGTGTACGCGGCCACCAAAGCCGGTGCGGTGCAACTGATCAAGACCGCCGCGGCGGAGTTCGGCCCGGCCGGCGTGCGGGTCAACGCCGTTGCCCCGGGTGTCGTCGAGACACCGCTGACCGCGCAGATCAAGGCCAACGAGGCCTGGTACAACGCCTACGCCACCAAGGGTGCTCTCGGCCGCTGGTCGCGGCCGGACGAGCTGGCCGGCGCCGTGGTCTTCCTGGCCTCCGACGCCGCCTCGTACGTCACCGGTTCCACTCTGATGGTCGACGGCGGCTGGACCGCCGTCGACGGTCGTTTCGACCCGCCCAACTGA
- a CDS encoding aldehyde dehydrogenase family protein: MGFALPDHPSGLPIGEGWRTDLDTADVVFPYDGTVVAQAPVGTVVHAQAALEAGLAVVKAVGKLSAARRRAILIDVEQRIRANTEELIELLIAETGKPRVDCTVEVSRTLVTWSAAAEEVAQLHGETVPLDLQESGVGMIGFWTRRPIGLVIGVAGFNYPLLLASHKIAPSIAAGCPVICKPAPATPLATLWLADMVRQAAATHGAPPELIQVVTGDPEVGHTLVSDPRVGAVSFTGSAAVGHQIARDAAPRKTLLELGSNAALVVDESADLAKAADAVLRGGFYGNGQACISVQRVLVCAPVLDEFVGILTARLDEIVVGDPRDAATRVAPLINTASTDRVLGWIESAEKAGAKVLHGGKAAGRSIEPTVLLDVPETENAWCEEIFGPVVAIRSVPDLESALESVNRSRYGLHAAVFTRSLATAFKAVEELEVGGVIVNEVPGFRSDIMPYGGVKDSGIGREGPRFAIEELTVTRMAVIRPE; encoded by the coding sequence ATGGGCTTCGCACTGCCCGACCACCCGTCCGGTCTGCCGATCGGGGAGGGGTGGCGTACCGATCTCGACACCGCCGACGTCGTGTTCCCCTACGACGGCACCGTCGTCGCGCAGGCGCCGGTCGGCACCGTCGTCCACGCGCAGGCGGCCCTGGAGGCCGGCCTGGCCGTGGTCAAGGCGGTCGGCAAGCTGTCCGCCGCCCGCCGGCGCGCGATCCTGATCGACGTCGAGCAGCGCATCCGCGCGAACACCGAGGAGCTCATCGAGCTGCTCATCGCCGAGACCGGCAAGCCGCGTGTCGACTGCACCGTCGAGGTGTCCCGCACCCTGGTCACCTGGTCCGCCGCCGCGGAGGAGGTCGCCCAGCTGCACGGCGAGACCGTCCCGCTGGACCTGCAGGAGTCCGGCGTCGGGATGATCGGGTTCTGGACCCGCCGGCCGATCGGTCTGGTCATCGGCGTGGCCGGGTTCAACTACCCGCTGCTGCTGGCCAGCCACAAGATCGCCCCCTCGATCGCCGCCGGCTGCCCGGTCATCTGCAAGCCCGCGCCCGCCACCCCGCTGGCCACCCTGTGGCTGGCCGACATGGTGCGGCAGGCCGCGGCCACCCACGGCGCCCCGCCCGAGTTGATCCAGGTCGTCACCGGTGATCCCGAGGTCGGCCACACCCTGGTCTCCGACCCCCGGGTCGGCGCCGTGTCCTTCACCGGCTCCGCCGCCGTCGGTCACCAGATCGCCCGCGACGCCGCACCGCGGAAGACGTTGCTGGAGCTGGGATCCAACGCCGCGCTGGTCGTCGACGAGAGCGCCGACCTGGCCAAGGCCGCCGACGCCGTGCTGCGCGGCGGGTTCTACGGCAACGGCCAGGCCTGCATCTCGGTGCAGCGGGTCCTGGTCTGCGCGCCGGTGCTGGACGAGTTCGTCGGCATCCTGACCGCCCGCCTGGACGAGATCGTCGTCGGCGACCCGCGTGACGCCGCCACCCGGGTCGCGCCGCTGATCAACACCGCCTCCACCGACCGGGTGCTGGGCTGGATCGAATCCGCGGAGAAGGCCGGCGCGAAGGTGCTGCACGGCGGCAAGGCCGCCGGCCGGTCCATCGAGCCGACCGTTCTGCTGGACGTCCCGGAGACCGAGAACGCCTGGTGCGAAGAGATCTTCGGCCCGGTCGTGGCCATCCGTTCGGTCCCGGACCTGGAGTCGGCCCTGGAGTCGGTGAACCGCTCCCGGTACGGGCTGCACGCCGCGGTCTTCACCCGCTCGCTGGCCACCGCGTTCAAGGCGGTCGAGGAGCTCGAGGTGGGCGGCGTGATCGTCAACGAGGTGCCCGGCTTCCGGTCCGACATCATGCCGTACGGCGGCGTCAAGGACTCCGGGATCGGCCGTGAGGGACCGCGTTTCGCGATCGAGGAGCTGACCGTGACCCGGATGGCGGTCATCCGCCCGGAGTGA
- a CDS encoding GntR family transcriptional regulator produces the protein MAGPPLVPAPLPASAAGVEPGPATLPAQSAAPAKVSLVEEISSLLRERIYDRRYPAGAALRQEQLSAELGISRTPVREALRVLEQEGLVRVEPGQGARVVMGDRDSLLAAYELRAVVDGLAARLAALRGPADARHLERSIATQRAALDPWQPLRYTEANVEFHEHVLMLSGNEYVLAQRPVLRMTAQVFAPVELLERERAVRAVAEHTAIAEAIAGGDPDAAEQLARAHIRTTIDDLTG, from the coding sequence ATGGCCGGACCGCCGCTCGTCCCTGCCCCGCTCCCCGCCTCCGCTGCCGGAGTCGAACCGGGCCCGGCGACGCTGCCGGCGCAGTCCGCCGCCCCGGCGAAGGTCTCGCTGGTCGAGGAGATCTCGTCGCTGCTGCGCGAGCGCATCTACGACCGCCGGTACCCGGCGGGCGCCGCCCTGCGCCAGGAGCAGTTGTCCGCCGAGCTCGGGATCAGCCGGACGCCGGTGCGCGAGGCGCTGCGGGTGCTCGAGCAGGAGGGCCTGGTCCGGGTCGAGCCGGGTCAGGGCGCCCGAGTGGTGATGGGCGACCGGGACAGCCTGCTCGCCGCCTACGAGCTGCGCGCCGTGGTCGACGGGCTCGCCGCCCGGCTGGCCGCGCTCCGCGGCCCGGCCGATGCCCGTCATCTGGAGCGCAGCATCGCCACCCAGCGGGCCGCACTCGACCCGTGGCAGCCGCTGCGCTACACCGAGGCCAACGTGGAGTTCCACGAGCACGTGCTGATGCTGTCCGGCAACGAGTACGTCCTCGCCCAGCGCCCGGTGCTGCGGATGACCGCCCAGGTCTTCGCGCCGGTCGAGCTGCTGGAGCGGGAGCGGGCGGTCCGCGCCGTCGCCGAGCACACCGCGATCGCCGAGGCCATCGCCGGGGGCGACCCGGATGCCGCCGAGCAGCTCGCCCGGGCCCACATCCGCACCACCATCGACGATCTCACCGGCTGA